A window of Psychrobium sp. MM17-31 genomic DNA:
AAAAAACGCACTCACGTACTCGATGGTGCAATTCTCGGCAATATGTTTTTTGAAGCCAGTACCCGTACTCGCGTTAGCTTTGGCAGTGCCTTTAACTTACTCGGTGGTTTCGTACGTGAAACAACGGGCATGAGTAGCTCAGCGTTAGCCAAAGGCGAGTCTCTTTACGATACAGCGCGTGTATTAAGTAGCTACGCCGATGTAATTGCGATGCGCCATCCACAATCAGGCTCTGTAAAAGAATTTTCAGAAGGTTCGATGGTGCCGGTGATTAATGGTGGTGACGGCGCTAATGAGCACCCAACGCAAGCCCTACTCGATTTGTACACCATCGAAAAAGAGTTAACCGCTAGTCTGCAAACTATCGACAAGATGCATATTGCTATGGTGGGTGATTTAAAACACGGCCGTACTGTTCATTCGCTATCTAAACTATTGGCGCAATATAAGAACATTACCTTTAGCCTGATTTCACCGAAAGCGCTGGCGATGCCAGATGAAATTGT
This region includes:
- a CDS encoding aspartate carbamoyltransferase, whose product is MTDFTGNHILSVNQLDRDAIAKIFETANMMLPYAQRKKRTHVLDGAILGNMFFEASTRTRVSFGSAFNLLGGFVRETTGMSSSALAKGESLYDTARVLSSYADVIAMRHPQSGSVKEFSEGSMVPVINGGDGANEHPTQALLDLYTIEKELTASLQTIDKMHIAMVGDLKHGRTVHSLSKLLAQYKNITFSLISPKALAMPDEIVSVLENAGHKVIITDSIEGNVDADILYLTRIQEERFTSQEEADLYRGQFRLNQQIYTKHCKSNTVIMHPLPRDSRSDANELDTDLNLNPNLAIFRQVENGVLIRMALFALTLGVSDQVSKHESDVHWFSRK